A DNA window from Ctenopharyngodon idella isolate HZGC_01 chromosome 8, HZGC01, whole genome shotgun sequence contains the following coding sequences:
- the ccdc120a gene encoding coiled-coil domain-containing protein 120 yields MQKTYDMEVKSHLITGPELQDSKQHAERMVELQERRRSLQSLLNTRLAELKRVCLQEAELTGEVPHEYPLEIGEKVPHVRRRAGLSRGGSKHNTKNEEEDASQRKIKKTLFSGALRRHVDSEQHPPHSKRTVHRGCHTDNTVKSESSSTSDSTNQDTEDASDGLSPSRPRLVSGSPDNRFSRKLSPVEIYYEMKTRRNSVASSASPSHSLPRSVSNLEGRSVPATPLLSRNGITGVHIRSELSSGTAAVKQWSDNPEAPQQVPLQSQEGSSAGSYEQGHRRSNSSETLLDRHGTAVEEGGQRLGMPVRNGPYKSSEALMDATLKQAQRSSPERQVNGHTELARVRSAVGGRGTNGGGGYSEILMDYVWGKQQKMQAQQQQRLQVQNSAKTRPWPEGPNAPPPPYRNGFPQSQQLILGNGPPAYSPLMLRGKPGEPRRVKVTRTKSCGPFVPLQQHQQESILLSAYTETNTANGIGSNAMHNQQIDHPHRPPHYPIESSAPKSPDDPTRSLHKALALEGLRDWYLRNALGQTANGGKGKEGTQTQRRRTTSSLHNSHPHPPLKHQPQSFQTDTSYPQMPQSATFHGHPLHGRSMELSLYQDTFSSKMQEMTLKETSNDRPTPGTLV; encoded by the exons ATGCAAAAGACGTATGACATGGAGGTCAAAAGTCACCTGATAACAGGCCCTG agCTGCAGGACAGTAAGCAGCATGCGGAGCGGATGGTGGAGCTGCAGGAGCGTCGGAGAAGTCTGCAGTCGCTGCTCAACACTCGATTAGCAGAACTCAAACGCGTGTGTCTGCAGGAGGCG GAATTGACAGGTGAAGTTCCTCATGAATATCCTCTGGAAATCGGCGAGAAAGTCCCTCATGTACGGCGCAGGGCTGGTCTGTCCCGCGGCGGCTCCAAACATAACACGAAAAATGAG GAAGAGGACGCCTCTCAGCGCAAGATAAAGAAAACTCTGTTCAGCGGCGCCCTCCGCAGGCACGTCGATTCAGAACAGCATCCTCCACACAGCAAACGAACGGTTCATAGAGGATGCCACACAG ATAACACAGTGAAGTCAGAGAGCAGCTCCACGTCAGATTCCACCAATCAGGACACTG AAGACGCCTCTGATGGCCTGTCACCCTCACGTCCCCGGCTGGTCTCGGGGAGCCCAGACAACAGGTTTTCTCGAAAACTCTCCCCTGTGGAGATCTATTACGAGATGAAAACTCGCCGCAACTCTGTGGCCAGCTCAGCCAG ccCGAGTCACTCTCTACCAAGAAGTGTGTCGAATCTGGAAGGTAGAAGTGTACCGGCAACACCGCTCTTGTCCCGCAATGGAATAACAGGAGTGCACATCAG gTCAGAATTATCTAGCGGCACTGCTGCTGTGAAGCAGTGGTCAGACAATCCCGAGGCGCCCCAGCAGGTGCCTCTGCAGTCTCAGGAGGGGTCCTCTGCAGGGTCCTACGAGCAAGGGCACAGACGAAGCAATAGCTCCGAGACATTACTCGACCGGCACGGCACTGCGGTGGAGGAGGGAGGTCAAAGGTTAGGCATGCCTGTACGAAACGGCCCGTACAAGAGCTCAGAAGCACTCATGGACGCAACTTTAAAACAGGCACAGCGGAGCAGCCCCGAACGGCAGGTAAACGGACACACCGAACTGGCCCGCGTTCGCTCGGCTGTGGGAGGTCGAGGAACGAACGGAGGTGGCGGTTACAGTGAGATCCTCATGGATTATGTTTGGggaaaacaacagaagatgcAAGCTCAGCAACAGCAAAGACTTCAGGTCCAAAATAGTGCAAAAACCCGGCCGTGGCCTGAAGGTCCCAATGCTCCACCGCCTCCCTACAGGAACGGCTTCCCCCAATCGCAGCAGCTTATCCTAGGTAACGGCCCTCCGGCCTACAGCCCGCTAATGCTGAGAGGGAAGCCCGGCGAGCCTCGGAGGGTCAAAGTGACACGCACCAAATCCTGCGGCCCGTTCGTTCCCTTACAGCAGCACCAGCAAGAGTCCATCCTGCTCTCTGCCTACACCGAAACCAACACTGCCAATGGTATCGGCAGTAATGCAATGCATAATCAGCAGATAGACCACCCACACAGACCGCCTCACTACCCAATCGAGTCCTCCGCACCCAAATCCCCCGATGACCCCACACGCAGCCTACACAAGGCCTTGGCTCTGGAGGGCTTGAGAGACTGGTATCTGCGGAACGCACTGGGACAGACAGCCAATGGAGGGAAGGGCAAAGAGGGGACACAGACTCAGCGCAGGCGTACCACGTCCTCTCTGCACAACTCGCACCCCCATCCGCCCCTAAAACACCAGCCACAGTCCTTTCAAACGGACACGTCCTATCCACAGATGCCCCAGTCGGCCACGTTTCATGGTCACCCTCTACACGGCAG GTCGATGGAGCTTTCATTGTACCAAGATACCTTTTCATCTAAAATGCAGGAGATGACACTTAAAGAGACTAGTAATGACAGACCCACGCCAGGCACGCTGgtctga